The DNA sequence CTTCCTTCTGGGCTTCGAGGGCGAGCTTGATGGCCTGCATCTCAGCTAAGTGCTGCTcctggggagggggggaggaaaCATCACATGTAGCCTGCAAACTGTGTgtgaaatccctttttttttgctttcgttGACGGGAAGGTGATTACATGTTTGTATCGACACCACTCCTTCAGCAGAAGAGCTCGGCCTTCGCTTTCATCAAATGACAGGCTGGGATTAGAGCGGACCCTttgcaaaaacaacacattcGCTATTAGGCAGTACAGTGAAACCTTAATCAGAAGACTGGCTGAGTTCCAACTTGTtataatttcaaaacaaatttcccacaggaaataatacaaattgaatTAATCAGCATAAACTGTCACCAAATCAAAAGCTTTCTTAGCTGTAAAGGACGACAATAGACGTAATGTGAAGAAGCTTCTGACACGTAACATAATTATCGCACAAGGAGTGACATGCAAGGAGATTCACGATTGCACCTGGTGTCATCCAAACATTTAACTGGCGTGATGAAGTCCTCGATTGGGATCAGCTCTGGTGGAGACCTCTCcaattttttcaactttttcttcAGCCTCTCCTTCACCAGATGGTCTCTTTTTGGGtccaccttcttcttctttttgggcTCCCCACTTAAAGAAAGGACACACACGCAACAAAAACCTGTTGAGGTATTGCACTACATTaagggaaagatgatttgagctGAGACTGTATCTCGCTAAAAAATACATTGGTCTTTATGTTCGTGGAATTCTAGGCTTCTTAACCATAACAGTGTTTTTATGTCGTATAAATCCCACCTGAGAGGCGCAGACGTCCTTATTGTCATCACTGCAGTAAACCAAGGCCCGTGAACGCCACCATTTTCAGCCAAAACACCACTAACAAGCCACACACGACAGCAAAGACATTAGGTTAGGTTAAACAAGCGACAGAAGCAATGGTCCAATGTATAACCTTAGCTGCAAATGCCTTGCCTTCCGTCAGATGTCGCTTAATTTCGAAACTTACCCCGTCTGTCGAGATAAAATCCTGCCGATACAACGAGTCACAGCCGCAGCCATGTTTTTGGAATTCACTCAAAACACGAGCTGCAAGAAAGGAACGAGAACGGTAAATTCACATGTACCCGGACATCACTCCACTGTTCAAAGACACGGCGCGGATTGATGACGTACGTACAACTGTGACAGATAGCGAGCTTTCATTTTCCTACAGCACATTCGCGAATTAGAGTTTTCCGCATTTATGGACTAAAATGACAATTAATGAGTGAtgaattcgcttaaaaaaacatattagaagttgctttattattattattattattattattattattattattattattattattattattattattattattattattattattattattattattattatttaacaatgTTACTTTCGAATCTACCTTCGTGCTGCAACTGGTCCTGAGGTCAGAGAacaactactgtactgtataagtATTACATTCATAGATATGCAGTTATCTGTATTTAAAAGAAATACTTAAACATAATTGTTAAACATATATGGACAATTCCGAGTTTACGCCTACGTcagaagtcaaaatggcggtcttactcggtgaaaggaagctctccgctcattgaaaagcacttCGGATCGTGGTTTTGTTATTGatctatttattaattttatttattttcattagttttgtGTTTCTGAGAGGTTTAGGCTTACTGACTCTTAGAGTGTTACATCATTAAAAGAGTTTTATGTGCATTTACCGTAGCTGttattgtttacatttcttTCCTCAATTATACCTTAATAAAGATTACCATGATATTTTTGGCCACTATAATCGCAATATTACATACACTTTCATCTTTAATCAATACGCACTAGTGTGGTATGtagaccccccacccccccatacCCCAATTACCATTAATCTAATTTTCTATGTTTTCTCTTGACACCTGCTGGATGCTCTCCCTCAATCATGTGACCTCATTAAAGATGATCGTTTTTAATGAGGTTGCACCATGTGTTGTATGGTGAGGAGTCTTCCCCAGATTTGCCAACACGGCACAGGCCAGGAAGCTCCAGTCAGACGTGCAGACCTGTGGGTCACTCTTGCGCAGTCACAGGTCAGTTTAATCAAGTTTCACCGCAACACACAGGAATCGGTTTCAGGGTAGTACATAAATTAAAGATGcccacaaagaagaaaaaaactgcaaagAGTGGTGGAGGAAACCAAAGATGTGGATGACGAGGACTCGGAGAATCAGCATCTGAAGCCCAACAGGACAAGTCAGAAGGTGAATGAGGATTCTGAAGAAcggaagaaaaagcagcagcagaagGACTGTGATGAAGAAGGCTACGGCTCTGACACATCATGACAAAAGGGCAAGTTGAAGACAAagctaagaagaagaaaataaaagcagtCAGCAGGGATGATCTCAATGATCAGTCGCAGAGCACAGATGAGGAAGACAACAACAACTCAAAGGGTAAAAAGAGAGAGGGCAATCTTCCTGATTTGATTGCGACCACTAAGAAAGTATCAAATCGACCTTCAAAAGACAAGATGGGGTCAAAGGATAAAAAATCCAAGAAGGACTCGGAGAAAG is a window from the Vanacampus margaritifer isolate UIUO_Vmar chromosome 3, RoL_Vmar_1.0, whole genome shotgun sequence genome containing:
- the mrpl40 gene encoding large ribosomal subunit protein mL40, with amino-acid sequence MAAAVTRCIGRILSRQTGGVLAENGGVHGPWFTAVMTIRTSAPLSGEPKKKKKVDPKRDHLVKERLKKKLKKLERSPPELIPIEDFITPVKCLDDTRVRSNPSLSFDESEGRALLLKEWCRYKHEQHLAEMQAIKLALEAQKEALDELKAESEELYQAALEPDPLLVPFSHQGPAYMPPNTNYEAPDGKYTDVTKVYTQ